Genomic window (Tripterygium wilfordii isolate XIE 37 chromosome 11, ASM1340144v1, whole genome shotgun sequence):
GCTTCATACAGATTTATGTGGGCCTATGCAAGTACCTTATGTCAATCACTACTGATATTTTTTGACTTTAATAGATGATTATTCAAGAATGATAtgagtttattttttgaaagagaatTCTGAGACTTTCTCTATGTTTAGGGGTTTAAGAAGATCATAAGTGATAGAGGGGAGAATACACATCTGACATGTTTAAACAGTTTTGTATGGACGAAGGGATTGCCAAACAGCTCACTGTAGGTTTTAGCCCCtaacaaaatggtgtggcagagAGAAAGAACAGAACAATAATGGAGATGGATAGGGCAATGATGGTTGAGAAAAGCATACCAAAAGAATATTGGGCAGAAGTTGTAAATACTCTATGTACATCTTGAATCTTTGTCCAACCAAAGCAATCATCAAGAAGACACCTTCAGAGGCCTGGTCTGGGAGGAAGGCTTTTGTAGGACATCTCAAGGACTTTGGGAGTTTGTGCTATGCTCACATTCCTGTTGAAAAAAGATATAAACTTGATATGAAGAGTAGAAAATGCATTTTTGTTGGCTACGGTAGTAGTTCCAAAGCTTACTTAGTTTTTGATGTTCAGACTTTGAAGTTGCTCATCACCAGAGATGTGGTTTTTGATGAAAAATCTGAATTGAAATTTGATGATCTGATCTCGATGTCTAGTAATACCTCTTTGGCAGTGGAAGGAGGTTCGATTGTTACTACTGATCAAGGTGTTCTTGTTCAGCAGGAAGTACAGTAGACTTATCTTAATGATTACTGAAACCAATACTGCTATTGAATGGTTAGCTACTGAAGTTGATAATGGAGATGAGAGTGATTCAAATTCTCCTCCTCCAAGAATGAGAAGTCTGTCATATGTGTATGAAACTTGCAATCTTGTTATGGTTGAACCTGAAAAATTTTGTGAAGCAAAGATAGATCATTTGTGGTGTAAAGATACGCAAGAAGAAATCAACATGATTGTTAAAATTGATACATAAGAACTGGTTTTGAGACTCATTGATGGAGATATTGTTGGGGTTAAGTGAATCTACAAAGTGAAACTAAATGTTGATAGTGTGCAAAAATGCAAAGCTAGGCTTGGTGCAAGAGGTTTTTCACAAAAGCCTAGTATAGACTTTCAAGAAACATGTGCTCATGTAGCAAGATTAGAAACAGTGAGAGTTATTCTATTTGTGGCAGCTCAAAGCAGTTGGAGAGTCCATCAACTGGATGTCAAATATGCTTTTCCAAATGGTATTGTAGAGGAGGAAGTGTGTGTTGCTCAACCTGAGGGTTTTCTGGTAGATGGGGGAGAAGATAAAGTTTATAGATTAAAAAGACTCTCTATAGCCTAAGACAATCTCCTAGAGCCTGGTACTCAGaggtggataagtttttcaaacCAAAGGTCTTTAGAGAAGCAGAAATGAAGGCACATGCTTGACTGCAATTCAGTGGTTGTGCCTCTGATGATGAATGGGAAGTACAATGCTAAAGATTGTGTGGAGGAAGGTGATGCTAGTGCTTATAAGAGTTTGGTAGGGAGTCTATTGTATTTGACTACCACCAGACCTGATATGATGTTTGCAACTAGTTTATTGTCTAGGTATATGCAAAAACCTAGTCAAGTGCATCTTTGTATAGCTAAGAAGATCCTTAGATACTTGTATGGAGGGTGGAAAGCAGATAACGTTAAGGCATTTTTGTGATAGTGACTAGGGTGGAGTGTGATGTGTGAGGGTCCTACTAAAATATGTTGTGATAGTAAATATGCCACTGCAATTGCTAACAATTCAGTTGATCATAATCTGACCAAGTATATTGCCCTAAGATATCAGTTTGTGTTGAAACCCTAGAATACCATCTTTATCAGTAACACAATCAACAGATATTCTTGCACAAACCACCAGGCTCTGTAAAGACCTATTCTATCACAGAATAATGAACAAATTGCAAGACTAAAGATAAAGACTTGCTTTTCACAGTAATGAGAACAAAGGGGCAAAACTTTTTTCACTGTAAGAGATTTTTTTCATTAACAGGATATTCGACAAAGACAAAGCTTATAGCCAAAGAACAAAGTAGAGTCTAGAAGACTCTAATACAAGTACAAATCCACCTGGCATAacaaggaacactaaataaaatacaagTAAAACAATCTAAAGTGGTAGTCAAACATAGACTTAGAAAATAAAAGCTAGTTAACATATAACTTGCAACATACAGACTTGATACTAGTGCAAGAACTACACTATCCCATGAAACATAAACTGCATTCATCCAAGCTCTAGATCAGCTCCAACAAACTCCTCCTTGATGTTGAGCTTGGAAATACCAAGTAAGCTTCTCAAATACTCAAACCGACTCCTGCAAGTTGCATTTTTGACCTGCAATGCTCTAGCTTAACAAAACCATTTTTCTGAGCTTCTCTTATAGATGAAACTTCACATTAATATACTTAGTTCTTTCATGATGGATTGGTTTTTAACAATGACAATAGCATACTTGCTATCACACTTTAACATAGTAGCGTCGTCCTCATGTTCACATCCCAAATCAGCAAGTAATTTTCTAAGCCAAATGACATGATTTGAAGCAGCAACAGTAGCTATATACTCTGCTTCTGCTATGGACTGTGGAACAACCTCTTGCTTTTTAGAATTCCAGGAGAAAGCACCTGAACCAAATGAGAACATAAAACCAGTAGTATTCTTATAATCAGTAGTATTACCTGTCCAGTCACTATCCACATACCCATCAAGAACACCAGCAACTCTTTTTATAAATCAACTCCCAACATCATCTGTGCCTCTAAGGTACTTCAGTATGCTTTTGGCACCTCTATAGTGTACTTGGCTTGGAGAATTCATAAATCTTGAAAGTAAGCTTGCTGGATACATGAGGTCAGGTCTGGTAGCAATCAAATATAATAGACTGCCAATCAAGCTTCTGTGAATTGAAGCATCAGCTTTTACATCACCATCATTCACAATTAACTTATCATTCACCTCAAGTGGAGTGACAACAGGCTTGAGAAAGGAAAATGCCAGAATCACATTGATATACCTCCATTCCAAGGAAGTATTTCTTCTCCCCAAGATCAAACATCTCAAATTCTTGTTTCATTTGAGATTTGAAAAATTCCACAGAATTTGGATTACTTCCAATAACCAAGAAATCATCCACATAAAAGGAGACCATCAACCTTTCATCACTACCTTTCACGTAGCCTCATTCTTACTCCTCCTGAAACCTTGATCTAGCAGTAAATTGTTTATCCTGATATACCAGGCTCTTGGAGCTTGTTTTAAGCCATAAAGAGCCTTATTGAGTTTGAGAACTTTGTATTTACAGCCTGCCTTCATAAACCCCTCAGGCTAATCAACATAGATCTCTTCTTCCAATACTCCATTCAAAAAAGCAGATTGAACATCAAGATGAAAAATTTCCAACCATAATATGTTGTCAGAGCTATGAGGAGTCTAACTGTATCATACCTGGCCACAGGTGTAAAAGTGTCAACATAATCAATACCTACCTGCTGTGCATACCCTTTCACTAATCCATCTGCATTTAGTTTGGTCCTAAAGACCCATTTTAACACCAATGACATTCCTGTCAACTAGTCGAGAAGTAAGACTCCAAGTTTAATTCTTCTCTATCATCAAGATCTCCTCCTTTATAGATTTCCTCCATTATGCATGCTTTACTGCTTCTGCATAACTGGAGGCTTCAACGAAGGTAACATTACATTTTTCATAAACCTCTGTCAAAGATTTTACCTTCTTTGGAgaagcatcatcatcataacaattagttttagcaacaaCATCTTATTTTGAATTAACATCAGGAACACTGACAGTCTTACAACATTAGAATTCTTCTCTACTTTTTGCTGATCCCAATTCCAATAAGATGTTTCATCAACAATGACATCTCTgctcatggtttttttttcaatttgtaaATTAAAGACTCTATATCACTTGGACTGTGGTGCATAGCCCAAGAATATTCATATATCAGCTTTCTGATccaatttagtttttttaatagAAGGAACATGGTTGTAGCATATAGAACCAAACACCTTTAAGTGTCTAGCTGAGGGCTTGATTCCCAACCAAGCTTCTATTGGAGTCATATCCTTCACAGACCTCATAGGAAGTCTGTATAAGAGATAGACAGAAAAGTACACAACTTCAACCCAAAACTGGTTTTGAATATTCTTTTCAGCCATCATACATCTTGATATTTCCATAACAGTTCTATTCCTCTTTTCGGAGAACCCATTCTGTTGAGGTGGTTAGCCAACAATCAATTGATGAGAAATTTCCACATCTTCACAGAATTTATCAAATGCCTCTGAAGTATACTCCTTTCCATTGTCAGACCTTATATTTTTAATCTTCATTCCACTCTGAGCTTCAACCAAGCTTCTAAATTTTTTAAACACTGAGAACACTTGAGCTTTACTAGAGATGAAGTAAACCCAAGTCATTCTAGTGacatcatctataaagagaatGAAATATTTATTCTGGCTCAAGGATGGAACACTTATGGGTCTATACACATCAGTGTGGATTAGCTACAATTTTTCAATAGCTCTCCAAGAAGAATTTGTTGGAAAAGAGTGCCTGTGTAACTTCCCAAACATACATGCATCACAAATTTCATCTGTGACTTGAGACACTATCAAATCCCTAACCAGATTGTGATCACAAGCAAACTTCTAAGACTGTAAATTGTAATGTCCACATCTGCTATGCCAAAGCCTAGAATCATCTGCTTTCACAGTGTAGGCATACCATCATGGCTAACAGAATTTGCACAAAGTGGGAGATAATTTTCAACCATCTTCACTTTAGCAATTTCAATACCAGTAGGGGAAATAATAATACAACAACAATTAACAAAGTGAAAGGAATAGCCCTTTTTCAGCATTTTTGAAACACTAAGTAGGTTATGATGCAATTGAGGAATTAACAacacttcataaattatttttgtacttTGCTTAGTGCTAATAGCCATAGAACCCCTACCTTCAGCTTGGACAACATCTACATTGCCCATAATCAACTTAGTTCTGACAGATCTATCCAAGCTCGAAAATAGAGAAGCATCCTTGGCCATATGACTGGTGCAACCACTTTCAATGAGTCAAATGCCATCATCAAGAATCTCTGAACTCCCAATTGCCCTAAATAGGTGATCTTGAGCTATTTTTTTCTCATTAGAATAATTAGCTTCATGAGAAGCTGAACTTCCAAAATTACTTTGATTCTACTTAGCCTTACAATTCTTCTCAATATGTCCAAATTTCTTACAAAACCTGCATTGAGGCTTCCTGTACTTCTGTCAACAGTACCTTTCAGGATGATTGGTTATGTTGCAGTGAGGACATGGTGGAAATTTTACTTGTCCCTTTCTGGACTGGTCTCCAGAACTTGAATTTTCTACTGATTTACCTTTTCCACCACCTTTGTCTTGAAGTTTCTTCTTGCCATCTTTAAAATCACCTGTCTGCTTCCTTTTTGCTTCATTTGAAAGTCACCTTCAGGCACTTCTTTTGACTTCTTGGCGAACCTCAAGTCTTGAGCTTGCAGCTTACTACAAAGCTCAATAATGGAAAGCTCCTTCAGATTGCAAGATTCTTCAATAGCTGAAATTTTGGCTTCAAATATGTCAGGTAGGCTGATGAGAATCTTCTCAACCACTTTATAATCAATAACTTGCTCCCCATATTGCTTCATTTGATTAACAATCTCCATAACTTTTGTTGAATACTCCCCCACTGTCTCAGAATCTTTCATTTTCAACAGCTTAAATTCTCTTTTAAGGGTCAACAATCTTTGCTGTGTAACCCTATCATTCCCATGAAATTCCTCCTACAGTTTACTCCAAGCTGCTTTGGCAGTTTTGATGCCCACAATCCTTAGAAAAATAGAATCATCAATTGCAGAATGCAAAATAGTTAAAGCTTTGAAATTTTTCTGCTGCCTTTCATTGAAATCCTTTAAGGCTTGGACATAAGGGTTTTAGAAAGTGAAGAGGGATCAAACCCATCCTCTATCATACTCCACAATCCATGAGCCATAAAGAAAGCTTCCATTCTCACTGCCCAAAAATCATAGTTCTCCACTTTGAAAGTGGGATGAGGTGGTAGAGATGATTGAGACATGATACTTAGATAACAAGAGAACTTACTTCAGCTTGAAATCACCACAAATCCCTCAAGAAAATTGAAGCTCCGATACCAGTGTTGAAACCTTGGAATACCAACTTTATCAGTAACACAATCAACAGATATTCCAGCACAAACCAATAGGCTCTGTAAAGACTTGTTCTATCACAAAATAATGAACAAATTGCAAGACTAAAGATAAAGACTTGCTTTTGACAGTAATAAGAACAAAGGGAGCAAAGCTTTTTTCACTGTAAGAGATTTGTTTCATTAACAGGATATTCGACAAAGAAAAAGCTTATAGCCAGAGAACAAAGTAGAGTCTAGAAGACTCTAATACAAGTACAAATCCACCTGACACAAcaaggagcactaaataaaatataagtAAAACTATCTAAAGTGGAAGTCAAACATAGACTTAGAAAGTACAAGCTAGTCAAAATATAACTTGCAACATACAGACTTGATACTAGGGCAAGAACTGCACTATCCCATAAAACATAAACTGCATTCACCAAGCTCTGGATCAGTTCCAACAATTTACCAGAGATGTTGTTGAGGGTAAGGTGATCAAGCTGGAGTTTTGCCAAGGCACATATTATGTTATTTGAGATCTCTTCTTGGGGTGGTTCCAAAAATGCAAGTCATGGGAAGTGTTAAATGACTTGCATTTGTAGTAAATTAATTATGGTTATGTTTAGTAGTAATGTAATGTGTGTTTACTTTACAGTTATTAGGGCATGGGTAATGTGGTCACTTTATCCGATTGTATGGTTTTGTACTAGTTCTTTCGAAAGAGAGAACAAGACTTAATGTTTGAGAAAACTAATGTGAAGTGTCTGAAACCCTAGATCTGGGTTCTCAGCTTGAAGGTGATTATCATTGTGTGAACCGGTCTGATGTTCATTGTCTGATTTTGATATCCTACATGTTTTCCCATGAAAGGACTGTTTGTTTTCAGTTGATTTTAAATTGAATCAAAGACAAATAGATCAGCCTTAATCTTTTGGTCATGCCAGTGTCTTAAATGCAAGGAAAAAGATAACTGTCATGTTAATGACCTGTGTTTTCTCATAAATCCGGACAAAGTAAATTAAGAATAGAGTACACATGGGCAACCAAAGCCATCACCCCATGCGTGTATAaatgaaaggaagaagaagaaagttatttttatttctctagCATTAAGTATAGGTTAGTTTGTCGATtgagaataaaaaaaaggaaaacatttaaaaagaTTGTAAGCAGGTCTGCATGATGACTGCTAGGAATGTTTTAGCATATCATAGATGATGAACTGTTATTTTCTTACCTTGGGTGCTAAGTTTGTGGCTTGATGATGTTGTTTAATCCTTttcatgtatatatttattCGTGTTATTACCCACAATCTAGCTCctatttcttcattttctacaaATACATCTAAATATGTCTTATTTTTACGTAGTCAGATTTGACCATCACCATAGTACTACTATAGAATTTTAGAGAGAAGAGCAGGTTCTTATAGATTATACGAGGAAAGGAACCGAGTGGCAAGTATTGTTCCATGAGTGACTATAATAGTGATTAATGCTTGGTATTGATGATATTGTTGCCATGTCTCATTGAAAATGTTGATTTTTATGTAGGGAACTTCGATGAAGTTGTTGATTTTTCCCATGGGAAGCAGCTCTGGGAACTGTGTAAAGAGAAATATGAACCGCTTTGGCTGAAAGGAGGTAGCCATTGTGAGTTGGAGTACTATCCTGAGTATATCAGGCATATGAAGAAGTTCATGTCCACTGTTGAGAAATATGCTAGTATAGTTTGTAAAACTAATATCTAAGggtcaaaaaaatttcagaaagGGGTGACCAATCATGTTATGATAGAAGTAGGAAGGCAGTTAATAAACTGTCATCTGAAAAATCACGTTGTTTTAAAACATCATATTGCTTCAGAGAAGTCACGTTAATTCAGAAGAGTCATATTGGTTCATAAATTCTTCCTATAAAAGAGTTTGACTCTGATCAGAACATGGATATATATGAATGTGGAGTAAATAAATACACTCCGTATATAAGGTTCTAGAAGATTGACAGCTCCCAGATGAAAGAACCTTATCCGAAAGTAGTTTATCCGACAATTCAATTATCCGACGGTTACCGTAGAAGCAGTTACAATGAGAGGTTACCAGGGCGGTTAAACTGTCTCATAACCGTATCAACTGACAAACCCCAAACCTATAAATACATATCATTCCACATTTGTAAGGCATATCGACactcaactctaataaaagatcagactccaTGGATataggcaagttgccgaaccacgtaaactcTGTGTTGTCATTTTCTTGAATATTTATACTTTATACACATTTTATACCTCGGTGCAAATTTAGCGTCGACAATTGGCGTCGTCTGTGGGAAAAGTTCTTTAATATAATCCATGTCCCAAGAAGCGGAAGTATCATGACAAGAGGAACTGCCTCATCCAGAAGAGGAGAGGGCTCGGCATAATCATGATGAAATAGAAgagcaaattccaaatgaattggaattggaagaagCCCTCCTTAAGGCAGAAGAAGATTTGCTAAAGAGACAAGAGCATGCTCAAGCTCTAAGGGAAAGACTCCAAACCATGAGGAAAAAGGGGAAGCTTTTGGCTAGTGAAATCCAGAGTGTTGTCCGAGGCAATAGGGATACGTTGTTTGCTTTACATCTGAGGAAAGGAGAATCACTCGGGGCTTACACTGCCAGGAATTCATATACCTATGCGGATATAGAAGATTATGATGAAAGGACCGCAGTGGCTACTTTTCGCCTTGGGCTCCCTCATGATTATAAATTGCGAGAGAGTTTGACGATGGCTCCACCCAAAAGCATGGCCGCGCTCCAGGATAGGATTAAACAATACGTTAAACTGGAAGAAGACAAGTAGAGGGATCGACTGTTTGCTTCTCAGGAAGggataaaaaaaggaaaataagtaGTTTGAAAAGAAGAACGGGCAAGAAAAAGATTTGAAGAAGGATCCAAAGGCCACTTCTTACGAGGTGGTAAAGACAATTTTTAAGGACCCAATTTTTCGaattatgcctcaaattgcggACAAGCCGTCTTTGACGTCCACATAAAATGTCAGGGGATCCGTCCACTCGAAACCAGTCCAAATAATGTTCTTATCATAGGGACAAAAGCCACAGGAAGAAGATTACAAAGAGTTCAAACGGCACTTGGAAGAATTGGCTCAACAAGGGCATCTTAAGGAATTCATTGACAAAGAGAAAACCGCTGCAGAAAAGAAAGCAGAACCTCAACCAAAGGAGCAGGGAGAACCTTCACACTACGtggttaattttattaatacaaTGATACCGGATACACAACTTGGCGATGAGATGAGGCGAATAGAGTATAGGAGGGTCCGACACTAGCAAGAGGTAATGCGGATGGATTTTAATCCCAATTTGGGAACCAAGAGACCAAAGGAGGCAACTGCAATCACTTTCACCGAGGAAGATGCAACGGGAGTGATCTTTCCACATAATGATGCTCTTGTGATCTCCCTGCAAATCGGAGCAGCGACAGTGAAGCGAATGATGGTAGACCAAGGAAGTTCTACAGTGATCATGTATTATTCACTCTTCCAAAAGTTAGGGAAAACTCATGCAAACTTGATTCTTGTTTCAACACATCTGGTGGGACTTAATGCAACCCCAGTTTGGCCTCTAGGAAGGATAAGAATGCCAGTCACGACAGGTCCAAGAGCAGTTGAGGTGGATTTCCTTGTTATAGATCTACCCTCAATGTATAATGCAATCATGGGCAGGGCTTGGCTTCATTTAATGGAGGATGCTCCCTCATCTtatcatcagatgctcaaattcCCCTTCGGGGATAAGGTGGTGGAGATAAGAGGAGACAAGGCTGCCTCAAAAGAGAGTTTTATGGCAAAAGAAAAGCAAGCAGGAAGaataatgatgatggaaaaAGAGGCTCCAGTCCTAGAGGAAGTTGGAAACGAGCCAGCAACCAAGTCGATGGAAGAGCTTGAGAAGGTTCAAGTTACACTAGAAAGTCCTGACAGATACTTTTTGGTTGGGACAAGCTTGCCTATACCAGAGAAGGAATCCTTAATTGGGATGTTAAGGAGAAACGTGGGGGTGTTTGCATGGACTCCCTATGAGATGCCAGGGGTGGATCTGAAATTGGCAATCCATAGGTTGAATGTCAAACCATGTTTCAAACCTGTAATTTAGAAGGGGAGAAGGTAAGTCGTTCAACATACGAAGGCCGTGGTTAAGGAGGTATAAAACTTGCTGGAAGCTAAGGCCATAAGGGAAGTCCAATATCCTGAATGGCTCTCAAACACAATGGTGGTCCGAAAAAAGGATGGAAAATGGAGGATCTATGTTGATTTCACTGATTTGAACAAAGCATGTTCAAAGGATTTGTTCCCGCTTTCTAAAATCGATCAATTGGTGGATATGACATCAGGAATGGCAAGGATGAGCTTCCTGGACTCATACCGAGGGTACCATCAAATCCCAATGCATCCGTCTGATCAAGAGAAGACTTCGTTCATCACCCCCAAAGGAATATTCTGTTACCAAGTAATGCCTTTCGGCTTAAAGAATACAGGTGCCACATTTCAGAGGATGGTGACAAAACTCTTTGGACCTTTGATTGTCAAGACTATGGAAGTTTACATAGATGACATGGTGGTCAAAAGCAAATTTCAACAGGACCATTTGATGCACCTTCAGGAGGTGTTTGATGTCTTAAAGAGAAATAACCTAAAGCTCAATGCTAGCAAATATGCTTTTGGAGTTAGTACGGGCAAATTCCTGGGCCATCTCATTACACAAAGGGGAATCGAGGCTGACCCAGCCCAGATCAAGGCCATTCAATTCTTGGAGCAACCCACCAAGGTGAAAGAGATACAGAAATTAACTGGAATGGCGGTGGCACTTAACAGGTTCATCAGTAGATCCTCAGACAGATTTAGGCCTTTCTTTCGATTGTTTAAGTCGGGGAGAGCTTTCCAATGGGATGAGGAATGCGAGGCGGCTTTTCTTGGGTTTAAGAGTTACTTGCAGAAACCCCAACTATTAGCAACTCCCAAGGAAGGAGACACGCTTCAACTATACATGGCCGTATCAGATCATGCCATCAGCGTCGTGATCCtgagagaagaaaggaagatCCAACACCCAATTTATTACGTCAGCAAGACAATGCTAGATGCTGAGACAAGTTATTCGTCCCTGGAAAAGCTTCTCTTTGCATTGGTAATGGCTTCCAGGAAGTTGAACCATTATTTCCAGGCATACCCGGTGGAAGTGGTGACAGAATATCCATTGAAGATCTTGTTAGGAAAAGCGGACATGTCTGGAAgggttgccaaatggtcagtcGAATTGGCTCAATATGATTTACAGTTCGTCCCAAGGACTGCCATTAAAGCTCAAGTGTTAGCTAATTTTGTTGCCGAGTTCACCACGGAGTAACGGCCTGAAGAAGCCAACCAGACATGGAAGGTACAAGTAACTCCTTCGCATCTTTGGGAGTTTCAGGTTGATAGTTCTTCAACAAGACGAGGATCCGGAGTAGGAATTATGCTCATAGCACCCGAAGGAGAAGTATTGGAGATGGTTATACTATTAGGGTTCCCAgcaacaaataatgaagcagagtatgaGGTCTTGTTTCAAGGAGTCCATAATGTTCTAAGGCTTAGGGCAAAGGAGTTGGTGATTTATTCAGACTCTCAATTGGTAGTCAATCAGCTCACTGGACTCTACAATGCCAGGATGGCAACCATGGCAACTTACATGGAAAAAACTAAGCAGTTGCTCCACCGACTTCACGACTATCAAGTAATACAAATTCCAAAGGAGCAGAATGATCATGCAGACGCTTTGGCTACCCTTGCGTCGGCCGACCAACTAGGGGTGAAGAGGGTTATCCAAGTACAAGTGCTTGAACGACCAAGCATAGATGAGTTGCAAGAAAAGATACGATGCGTAGAAGAGCAGAAGCCAAGTTGGATGGATCCCATCGTTGCTTACTTAAAGGATGGCATTCTTCTCGAAGATAAGAAAGAAGCTAGAAAATTGACAATCAAAGCAGCGCGCTTCTGGTTATCTCCTGATCAAAAACTCTATAAAAGGTCTTTCTCAGGTCCTTACTTACTATGTGTTCACCCAGGAAGAGTGGAGGACCTGTTGTTTGAGATTCATGAAGGTTCTTGTGGAGCACATGCAGCGGGAAAGGCACTTGCATTTAGAGCAATCACCCAAGGCTTCTGGTGGCCGTATATGCAGAAGGATGCTTTGCAGTATATAAAAAAGTGTGAGAAGTGTCAGAAATTTGCACTAATCCCCCACCAATCGGCTGGGGATCTTTGTCCTCTTACGAGTCCATGGCATTTTGACCAATGGGGGTTGGATATTGTTGGACCGCTTCCGCGAGCTACTGGCAATCGAAGATTCTTAATTACCGCCACTGACTATTTCACGAAATGGATCGAGGCAAAGCCTCTGGCAGCAATCCGAGACATAGACACAAGGAAGTTCGTTTGGGAAAATATCATAACAAGGTTTGGAATCCCTCATGCCTTGATCAGTGATAACGGAACTCAGTTTTCAAGTGccaaatttaaagaattttgtgGCGGATATGGGATAAAGAATATCTATTCCACCCCCGCCTACCCACAGTGCAATGGTCAGGCAGAGGTGTCCAACAAGATCATCTTAGATGGAATTAAGAAAAGGTTGGAGTCTTTCAACGGAAGGTGGGTAGAAGAACTCCCGTCAGTATTATGGGCATACCGAACCACTCTTCGCAAGTCTACGGGAGAATCCCCATTTGTGCTTGCTTATGGAGCGGAGGTTGTCATTCCCATAGAAATAGGGCTTCCAACTCTCCGAACGCAGATGTTTAAGGAAGGCAACAATGATCTGGCAATGGAGAGGAACCTGGATTTGCTGCAGGAAAGAAGGGATTAGGCTATAGTGCGTCTAGCTGCTTACCAACAAGTGTTGTCCCGATCCtataataaaaatgttagggcaagaagctttgaaattggggACTTCGTTTTATGAAAAGTCTTATCTCAGACTAAGGATCCAACTGATGGAAAGTTGGGTCCGAACTGGGAAGGACCTTTCCAGGTCATAGCACGGGTCGGCCAAGGAGCCTACAAGCTAGTTAGGCAAGATGGCAGAAGTGTCTACGGAACTTGGAATATCTCCAACCTGAGGAGATTTTATGTGTAATGTCGATTATGGCTGATTTAAACCTTCAGCAACGTAacatcaataaaagaataagtttCCTCTTCATCTAATTTTGCATTTAGCTACTTCTTTAACTAAATTTATGAAAGTTTTAAGATTCAGCCGTGTAATATGATTCTTATTCAAGTTTCAATTTATTAAGAATATTGATTCTTGATTCCAAGACAAGTTG
Coding sequences:
- the LOC120008706 gene encoding uncharacterized protein LOC120008706, whose amino-acid sequence is MLIAPEGEVLEMVILLGFPATNNEAEYEVLFQGVHNVLRLRAKELVIYSDSQLVVNQLTGLYNARMATMATYMEKTKQLLHRLHDYQVIQIPKEQNDHADALATLASADQLGVKRVIQVQVLERPSIDELQEKIRCVEEQKPSWMDPIVAYLKDGILLEDKKEARKLTIKAARFWLSPDQKLYKRSFSGPYLLCVHPGRVEDLLFEIHEGSCGAHAAGKALAFRAITQGFWWPYMQKDALQYIKKCEKCQKFALIPHQSAGDLCPLTSPWHFDQWGLDIVGPLPRATGNRRFLITATDYFTKWIEAKPLAAIRDIDTRKFVWENIITRFGIPHALISDNGTQFSSAKFKEFCGGYGIKNIYSTPAYPQCNGQAEVSNKIILDGIKKRLESFNGRWVEELPSVLWAYRTTLRKSTGESPFVLAYGAEVVIPIEIGLPTLRTQMFKEGNNDLTKDPTDGKLGPNWEGPFQVIARSKNQSSGFHYEAVGKEVRSYLRLEKRPKVTCGWKGGLKLLQNCRSTVSAVTPHASTVIHHSSTVLSLPPINGHEKVNNPPTQVIEIEDDEDDEELKVLEAFLTWNTEDQVEDIKEQLQYLKREF